A single genomic interval of Alteromonas sp. CI.11.F.A3 harbors:
- the prmA gene encoding 50S ribosomal protein L11 methyltransferase produces the protein MAWLQLRINTSSEYAESIGDMLSANGSQAVTYVDAKDTPMYEPKPGEIMLWPDTQVVGLFEATDDMKAIIKRLGKARILGSDFKYKLEPLEDKDWEREWMDNFHPMQFGTRLWICPSWRDVPDPNAVNVMLDPGLAFGTGTHPTTALCLRWLDGIDVADKVVVDFGCGSGILALAALKLGAKRVVAIDIDPQALQATQENARRNGVEDRLDVFLPADQPTLEADVVMANILSGPLLELQDVISSYCKPSGLLVLSGILAEQVTKIEAAYTRDFALDESAIDGEWARVSGKKHA, from the coding sequence ATGGCCTGGCTACAGTTACGAATAAATACCTCCTCAGAATATGCTGAATCAATTGGCGATATGCTTAGTGCCAATGGTTCGCAAGCTGTAACCTACGTAGACGCGAAAGACACGCCTATGTACGAGCCCAAGCCCGGCGAAATCATGCTGTGGCCCGACACGCAAGTGGTAGGTTTATTTGAAGCTACCGATGACATGAAAGCCATCATCAAACGATTAGGCAAAGCGCGCATTCTTGGTTCAGATTTTAAATACAAACTAGAGCCCCTTGAAGATAAAGACTGGGAGCGTGAGTGGATGGATAACTTCCACCCCATGCAATTTGGTACCCGCTTGTGGATTTGCCCAAGCTGGCGTGATGTACCAGACCCTAATGCCGTGAACGTTATGCTAGACCCAGGTCTTGCCTTTGGAACGGGTACTCACCCTACTACTGCCCTTTGCTTACGTTGGTTAGACGGTATAGACGTTGCCGATAAAGTGGTTGTGGATTTTGGTTGTGGCTCAGGCATTTTAGCCCTAGCGGCACTTAAATTAGGTGCTAAACGGGTAGTTGCTATTGATATCGACCCGCAAGCCCTTCAAGCCACACAAGAAAATGCCCGCCGTAACGGTGTTGAAGATAGACTGGATGTATTCTTGCCCGCTGATCAGCCCACACTAGAGGCCGATGTAGTGATGGCGAATATATTGTCTGGGCCACTTCTAGAGCTTCAAGATGTTATTTCATCTTACTGCAAACCGTCGGGCTTACTCGTCCTTTCGGGCATTCTTGCCGAACAAGTAACCAAAATTGAAGCTGCCTACACCCGAGATTTCGCCCTTGATGAGAGTGCGATTGATGGAGAATGGGCACGAGTGTCTGGTAAAAAACACGCCTAA
- a CDS encoding substrate-binding periplasmic protein — protein MHYIVVLLIILFSSHAAFAKQIEVVVGWTKPPYVISEQDSGFELELVRAILLEMGHDMSPIYVPFGRTASLVKKGGMDIGLTLNPGHDIDPAILTDAYVYYQNVAVSRTDRNLEINEIEDLLGHSVIAFQTAISVLGEEFKNTLAHQKNYMELAQQERQVNLLLLGSVDVAVLDRNIFQYVKHQLPVEKQYDTKIHELFPVSSYSAAIPDEQLRNEFNSVLAQFIKDGRYQSLLDEFGLFNFIEELPAQPAKKLN, from the coding sequence ATGCACTATATTGTTGTACTTTTAATTATTTTGTTCTCTTCACACGCCGCATTTGCAAAGCAAATTGAAGTGGTCGTGGGTTGGACAAAACCTCCCTATGTTATCTCAGAACAAGATTCAGGCTTTGAGTTAGAACTAGTGCGGGCAATATTGCTGGAAATGGGGCATGACATGTCGCCTATTTATGTTCCCTTTGGCCGTACCGCCAGCCTAGTGAAAAAAGGCGGGATGGATATAGGGCTAACCTTAAACCCTGGCCACGATATTGACCCAGCTATACTGACTGATGCCTACGTTTATTATCAAAATGTTGCGGTAAGCCGTACTGACAGAAACTTGGAAATTAACGAAATAGAAGACTTACTCGGCCATAGCGTGATTGCTTTTCAAACGGCAATATCGGTATTAGGTGAAGAGTTTAAAAATACACTAGCCCATCAAAAAAACTATATGGAGCTTGCTCAACAAGAAAGGCAGGTCAATTTGCTACTGCTTGGCAGTGTGGATGTTGCGGTGCTTGATAGAAATATTTTTCAATACGTTAAACATCAGTTGCCTGTCGAAAAGCAATACGATACAAAAATACATGAGTTGTTCCCTGTTTCCTCCTACAGTGCGGCCATTCCTGACGAGCAATTAAGAAACGAGTTTAATAGCGTATTGGCTCAATTTATAAAAGACGGGCGCTACCAATCTTTACTTGATGAATTTGGTCTATTTAATTTTATTGAAGAACTGCCTGCACAACCTGCTAAAAAACTGAATTAA
- a CDS encoding amidase — protein MRVTLFYAAILLCTACAPSQSTTKDAAVDSSVENSDEGTISASITSWLDKSALEQAQAIAEGELSSEALVQGYLARIEKLDGDVNSILALNPNAIEEAKAADLARKNRMRKGPLFGLPVLLKDNIETSELPTTAGAMALVNNDTKRDAPIVARLKAAGAIVLGKTNLSEWANFRSESSISGWSAVGGLTRNPHMLSRSACGSSSGSGAAMALRLASLAVGTETNGSIICPSSMNGIVGFKPTVGLLSRTHIVPISYTQDTAGPMTANVNDAWLMASVMAGVDPKDSATKDASKYMLSAPQQSMLATDLKGVRVGVVRYRQGDNPHVLSTYERALSSLTAAGAEMVEISDFKQPESFWADSYQVLLSEFHYTINEYLENSPADIPVRSLSELITYNQASTRELALFNQDIFEKAVNTDDTKSQKYTSALALVRETAKQNGIDALMAEHKVDVLVAPSNSPAFLIDGVYGDHSPMGFIGIGYLAAIAGYPHLTVPAGEVKNLPVGISFIGKQWYDEKVLRIGSIFQAKHGAYIKPGLLPSRLHNPELLKAVKGL, from the coding sequence ATGAGGGTTACGCTTTTTTACGCCGCTATATTACTTTGCACAGCATGTGCACCATCGCAGTCGACCACAAAAGATGCGGCTGTTGATAGTTCAGTTGAAAATTCAGACGAAGGTACTATTTCTGCATCTATTACGTCTTGGTTAGATAAATCTGCATTAGAGCAAGCACAAGCTATTGCTGAAGGAGAGTTGTCGTCTGAGGCATTAGTGCAAGGCTATCTTGCTCGCATCGAAAAGCTTGATGGTGATGTAAATAGTATTTTGGCACTTAACCCCAATGCTATTGAAGAGGCAAAAGCGGCTGATTTGGCACGTAAAAATAGAATGCGAAAAGGGCCGCTGTTTGGTCTGCCTGTTTTACTGAAAGACAATATTGAAACCAGCGAGCTACCGACTACCGCAGGCGCGATGGCGCTTGTTAATAATGATACAAAGCGAGATGCCCCTATTGTGGCTCGCCTAAAAGCTGCGGGCGCCATTGTGTTAGGTAAAACTAACCTTTCTGAATGGGCTAACTTTCGGTCTGAATCTTCTATTAGTGGTTGGAGCGCCGTAGGCGGGCTAACCCGAAACCCGCATATGTTGTCTCGTAGTGCATGTGGCTCTTCGTCTGGTTCTGGTGCTGCGATGGCATTGCGTTTGGCATCTTTAGCGGTGGGCACTGAAACCAACGGTTCTATTATTTGCCCTTCTTCAATGAACGGTATTGTAGGTTTTAAACCCACCGTTGGGCTATTATCGCGTACCCACATTGTACCCATCTCGTATACCCAAGATACTGCAGGCCCTATGACCGCAAACGTTAACGATGCATGGTTAATGGCTTCAGTGATGGCAGGTGTAGATCCTAAAGACAGCGCCACTAAAGACGCTAGCAAGTATATGCTTAGCGCACCGCAGCAAAGCATGTTAGCGACCGATTTAAAAGGCGTGCGCGTTGGCGTTGTGCGATATCGTCAAGGTGATAACCCTCATGTGCTTTCTACTTATGAAAGAGCCCTAAGTAGCTTAACTGCTGCAGGTGCTGAAATGGTGGAAATTAGCGATTTCAAACAACCTGAAAGCTTTTGGGCAGACTCTTATCAAGTGTTACTCAGCGAGTTTCATTACACGATAAACGAATACCTTGAAAATAGCCCTGCGGATATTCCTGTGCGCAGCTTGTCGGAACTTATCACTTACAATCAAGCTAGCACTCGAGAGCTCGCGCTATTTAATCAAGATATATTCGAAAAGGCCGTGAACACAGACGATACCAAGAGCCAAAAGTACACCTCAGCGTTAGCGCTAGTGAGGGAAACCGCTAAACAGAATGGTATTGATGCCTTAATGGCAGAGCACAAGGTTGATGTACTTGTGGCACCTTCAAATAGCCCCGCTTTTCTGATTGATGGCGTGTATGGCGATCACTCCCCAATGGGCTTTATTGGTATTGGGTATTTGGCGGCTATTGCAGGTTACCCGCACCTTACAGTGCCCGCGGGTGAGGTTAAAAATCTTCCGGTGGGGATCAGCTTTATTGGCAAGCAATGGTACGATGAAAAAGTGTTACGCATTGGCAGTATATTTCAAGCGAAGCATGGGGCGTATATAAAGCCTGGTTTATTACCAAGCCGCCTACATAACCCCGAGTTGTTAAAGGCTGTGAAAGGGCTGTAG
- a CDS encoding high-potential iron-sulfur protein, with the protein MKSVNRRDFLKLSGTSLIGLTLGSVALRANAQEQLQADDPSAKALNYTAASTVDGAKCNNCMYIQGADGEQHRPCAIFPNKLVNANGWCSAWVKRPG; encoded by the coding sequence ATGAAGTCTGTAAACCGTCGTGACTTTCTGAAATTGTCAGGTACATCTTTGATAGGTCTAACGTTAGGAAGCGTTGCGTTACGTGCTAATGCGCAAGAACAATTACAAGCAGATGATCCAAGCGCGAAAGCATTAAACTATACTGCGGCGTCTACTGTAGACGGTGCTAAATGTAATAACTGCATGTACATTCAAGGTGCCGACGGTGAACAACACCGCCCTTGTGCCATATTCCCTAACAAATTGGTTAATGCCAATGGTTGGTGTAGTGCGTGGGTTAAACGCCCAGGCTAA
- a CDS encoding flavin reductase family protein — MPDSSTHFSLQDINALPQRYRANFINSLSGFKSSSLLGTTDGRFNNLAIISSVVHVGANPPLLGIIMRPHTVQRDSLSNIKQQGVFTLNHVHTSWTDKAHQTSARYDNGVSEFEEVGLTPWFSDTFSAPYVKESAVKMGLKVEQHFTLCNQTEMIIGEIQEVFITKRSNAPSAALENTNPKNAIAEDGYVDIESLQTSCISGLDTYHSTHKIAQYAYAKPNEPLTKTSITKK; from the coding sequence ATGCCTGACAGTAGTACCCACTTTTCGTTGCAAGACATCAATGCACTGCCACAACGATATCGCGCCAACTTTATAAATAGCTTATCAGGCTTTAAATCTTCCTCTTTACTTGGCACTACCGATGGCCGATTCAACAACTTAGCGATTATTAGTTCTGTGGTTCATGTGGGGGCCAACCCACCATTGCTGGGCATTATTATGCGTCCGCACACTGTACAGCGAGATTCTCTATCCAATATTAAGCAGCAAGGCGTGTTCACGTTAAATCATGTTCACACGAGCTGGACTGACAAAGCGCATCAAACGTCTGCGCGGTACGATAATGGAGTGAGTGAGTTCGAAGAGGTTGGGCTAACGCCCTGGTTTAGTGACACATTCAGCGCGCCTTACGTTAAAGAAAGCGCAGTAAAGATGGGCTTGAAAGTAGAACAGCATTTTACGTTGTGTAATCAAACCGAAATGATTATAGGTGAAATTCAAGAGGTCTTTATAACTAAGCGAAGCAATGCACCAAGCGCTGCCCTTGAAAATACCAATCCAAAAAATGCTATCGCCGAAGATGGTTATGTTGATATTGAATCATTGCAAACCTCGTGCATTTCGGGGCTAGACACTTATCACAGTACGCATAAGATAGCCCAATATGCTTATGCTAAACCCAACGAGCCTTTAACAAAGACGAGCATAACTAAAAAATAA
- a CDS encoding CPXCG motif-containing cysteine-rich protein has product MSLTRSMEFSCPYCMAANDVEIDEVNDVGQVQVLDCQVCCQPIELGVYQQGEDLNIIAEQENA; this is encoded by the coding sequence ATGAGCTTAACGAGATCGATGGAATTCTCTTGCCCTTATTGCATGGCAGCCAATGATGTAGAAATTGACGAGGTTAATGATGTTGGTCAGGTGCAGGTACTTGATTGCCAAGTATGTTGCCAACCTATTGAACTTGGCGTCTATCAACAAGGCGAAGACTTAAATATTATTGCGGAGCAGGAAAATGCCTGA
- a CDS encoding exonuclease domain-containing protein — protein MRKDLPPRYYLAHFFEFLAFFKGANAALLSDNARDFIESFNQLDADKQCIIVRAANRKYAVIDRSQFSYAEIGNPQQQIDELIEAKWFGDLHHASLQDIAGVLTKDAILRLLGEYGATQGLASLTKPVLVSRLEACINQHGWPEGLNEHTYLVCLFDAPLKFLLFLYFGNTKGRLNQFSMRDLGVMRTRGDSVSDITRFDSKADAEAAWFYANQLEKLPFLSSAQANALAQDSFPNSDGVSATFYRDQFLYALALKLLGEHREQALLLLYQAQSDKAKEKWIRESYKDGNIDSVKEVLEHIIDSPPSDTLLAFAEDFYARKYHKKRTSAVTDMLRNASRTIDIDVSQNQQVERGVLAHYKRLGIAGWRTENRLWRSLFGLTFWAQLYEEDTLVTEFDRRPLSLKQNNFYARFGGSIEALFERLDSKDKFRHHVHKMATAHYGKVNSLFMWSSHLLEPIDALIKHGELSAIVNLLRMMSEDFASLSDGFPDIMVFDEKLRFEEVKAPGDQLRRNQLVSIQRLQRAGFEVAVTTVNWHRDPNQPYVVVDIETTGGNNSYNRITEIGMVKIVAGEVVDTYQTLINPQRRIPATITRLTGISDDMVADAPLFVEVAERIASFTDEAVFVAHNVNFDYGFIKQEFARLELPFKRPKLCTVREMRKVNPGLPSYSLANLTRHFDIKMEQHHRALSDAKAAAALLDIILTMSAETIK, from the coding sequence ATGCGAAAAGATTTGCCACCACGATATTACTTAGCCCACTTTTTTGAATTCTTAGCATTCTTTAAAGGGGCGAATGCTGCGTTGTTAAGCGATAACGCGCGTGACTTTATAGAAAGCTTTAACCAGTTAGATGCTGATAAGCAATGCATCATCGTGCGTGCGGCTAATCGTAAATATGCGGTCATTGATAGATCACAGTTTTCTTATGCAGAAATAGGGAACCCTCAGCAGCAAATTGATGAACTGATTGAAGCTAAGTGGTTCGGCGATTTGCACCATGCTTCGCTACAAGATATTGCAGGCGTACTGACTAAAGACGCGATTTTAAGGTTGTTAGGTGAATACGGTGCCACTCAAGGTTTGGCATCATTAACTAAGCCCGTGCTTGTCTCGCGCTTAGAAGCCTGTATCAATCAGCATGGCTGGCCTGAAGGGTTAAATGAACATACCTACTTAGTGTGTTTGTTTGATGCACCGCTAAAATTTTTATTATTCCTTTATTTTGGCAATACCAAAGGTAGGCTAAATCAATTCTCTATGCGCGACTTAGGCGTCATGCGTACGCGGGGCGATTCGGTGTCAGACATTACCCGTTTCGACAGTAAAGCAGATGCTGAAGCAGCCTGGTTTTATGCAAACCAATTAGAAAAGCTCCCTTTTCTTTCGTCAGCACAAGCTAATGCATTAGCCCAAGACTCCTTCCCCAACAGCGATGGCGTATCGGCTACGTTTTATCGCGATCAGTTTCTGTATGCATTAGCGTTAAAGTTACTAGGCGAGCACCGAGAACAGGCACTTCTTTTGCTATATCAAGCTCAAAGCGATAAAGCGAAAGAGAAATGGATTAGAGAAAGCTATAAAGACGGCAACATCGATAGTGTTAAGGAAGTGCTAGAACACATTATCGATTCGCCACCTTCCGATACGCTGCTGGCGTTTGCTGAAGATTTTTACGCTAGGAAATACCATAAAAAGCGCACCAGTGCAGTGACCGATATGCTAAGAAATGCAAGCCGCACTATTGATATTGATGTTAGCCAGAATCAACAGGTAGAGCGTGGCGTATTAGCCCATTATAAACGCTTGGGTATTGCTGGTTGGCGCACCGAGAACCGATTATGGCGCAGCTTGTTTGGGCTAACCTTTTGGGCACAGTTATATGAAGAAGATACGTTAGTCACTGAGTTTGACAGGCGGCCACTATCGCTTAAACAAAACAACTTTTATGCCCGTTTTGGTGGCAGTATTGAAGCCTTATTTGAACGGTTAGATAGCAAAGATAAGTTTCGCCACCACGTGCACAAAATGGCGACAGCCCACTATGGCAAAGTGAATAGCTTATTCATGTGGAGCAGCCACTTGCTTGAGCCTATCGATGCTCTTATCAAGCACGGGGAGCTTAGCGCTATCGTTAATCTGCTTCGAATGATGAGTGAAGATTTTGCCTCTTTAAGCGACGGCTTCCCTGACATTATGGTGTTTGATGAAAAGCTACGCTTTGAAGAAGTCAAAGCGCCGGGTGATCAGTTAAGACGCAATCAATTGGTGTCTATTCAGAGGTTGCAACGTGCAGGGTTTGAAGTTGCTGTTACTACGGTAAATTGGCATCGCGATCCTAACCAGCCTTATGTGGTGGTTGATATTGAAACCACAGGGGGCAACAACAGCTACAATCGAATTACTGAAATTGGCATGGTGAAAATTGTTGCGGGCGAAGTGGTGGATACTTATCAAACCTTGATCAACCCGCAGCGACGAATTCCGGCTACCATCACACGTCTTACCGGTATTTCTGATGATATGGTGGCTGATGCCCCATTATTTGTAGAAGTCGCTGAACGTATTGCTAGCTTTACCGACGAGGCGGTATTTGTGGCGCACAACGTTAATTTTGATTATGGCTTCATTAAGCAAGAATTTGCACGGTTAGAGCTTCCTTTCAAACGACCTAAGCTGTGTACAGTTCGAGAAATGCGAAAGGTGAACCCAGGGCTACCCTCATATTCATTGGCTAACCTTACTCGGCATTTCGATATTAAAATGGAGCAACATCACCGCGCGCTCTCTGACGCAAAGGCGGCTGCAGCTTTACTTGATATCATTCTAACGATGTCTGCCGAAACGATTAAATAA
- a CDS encoding TIGR03643 family protein, translating to MAWEDRTPFEAIEKLYGLPEKEVIKLMRKNLKHKTFKNWRARVSGRKTKHEILRPAGVERGYCPSQYKPKSANK from the coding sequence ATGGCGTGGGAAGATAGAACCCCTTTCGAGGCAATCGAAAAATTATATGGCTTGCCTGAAAAAGAAGTTATTAAACTGATGCGCAAGAATTTAAAGCATAAGACATTTAAAAATTGGCGAGCAAGAGTGTCTGGACGCAAAACCAAACACGAAATTTTACGTCCAGCTGGCGTAGAAAGAGGATATTGCCCTTCTCAGTACAAACCTAAGAGTGCGAATAAGTAA
- the accC gene encoding acetyl-CoA carboxylase biotin carboxylase subunit — translation MLDKVLIANRGEIALRILRACKELGIKTVAVHSTADKNLKHVLLADESICIGKASATESYLNIPRIIAAAEVTNSIAIHPGYGFLAENADFAEAVEKSGFIFIGPTADTINLMGDKVSAISAMKKAGVPCVPGSDGPLTGDNDKNKAIAKRIGYPIIVKAAGGGGGRGMRVVRSEAELISAIETTQAEAGAAFGNATVYMEKFLENPRHVEIQILADGQGNAIHLGERDCSMQRRHQKVVEEAPAPGISEQMRTKIGDRCRRACVEINYRGAGTFEFLYENGEFYFIEMNTRIQVEHPVSEMITGVDLIKEQLRIAAGQPLSIDQSQIQIRGHAIECRINAEDPKTFIPSPGTIDIFHSPGGLGIRWESHIYSGYTVPPFYDSMIGKLITFGESRDEAIARMRHALDELVIEGIKTNIPLQRAIMADENFFAGGTNIHYLEKKLGIA, via the coding sequence ATGCTAGATAAAGTACTCATTGCAAACCGTGGTGAAATTGCCCTTCGTATTTTGCGTGCCTGTAAAGAGCTTGGCATCAAAACCGTTGCGGTACACTCTACGGCTGACAAAAACTTAAAGCACGTGTTGCTGGCAGACGAGTCGATTTGTATCGGTAAAGCCTCAGCAACCGAAAGCTACTTGAATATTCCTCGCATTATTGCGGCGGCAGAAGTCACAAATTCTATTGCTATTCACCCAGGGTACGGCTTTTTAGCAGAAAACGCCGACTTTGCTGAGGCAGTTGAAAAAAGTGGCTTTATCTTCATTGGTCCAACAGCAGATACCATTAACCTGATGGGTGATAAAGTGTCGGCAATTAGTGCCATGAAGAAAGCTGGCGTACCCTGTGTACCTGGTTCAGACGGCCCGCTTACTGGCGATAATGATAAAAATAAAGCCATTGCTAAACGCATTGGTTACCCAATTATTGTTAAAGCAGCTGGTGGCGGCGGTGGTCGTGGTATGCGTGTGGTTCGCAGTGAAGCGGAACTCATTAGTGCCATTGAAACCACGCAAGCTGAAGCAGGCGCGGCATTTGGTAACGCTACCGTGTACATGGAGAAATTCTTAGAAAATCCACGTCACGTGGAAATTCAGATTTTAGCCGATGGCCAAGGTAATGCGATTCACTTAGGCGAGCGTGACTGTTCTATGCAGCGTCGCCACCAAAAGGTAGTGGAAGAAGCACCTGCACCAGGCATTTCTGAGCAAATGCGCACTAAAATTGGTGATCGTTGCCGTAGAGCATGTGTTGAAATCAATTACCGCGGCGCAGGTACGTTCGAGTTCTTGTATGAAAACGGCGAGTTCTATTTCATTGAAATGAATACCCGTATTCAGGTTGAGCACCCAGTATCAGAGATGATCACCGGCGTTGACTTAATCAAAGAACAACTGCGCATTGCGGCAGGTCAGCCTCTGTCTATCGACCAATCGCAAATTCAAATTCGTGGTCATGCTATAGAATGTCGAATTAACGCTGAAGATCCTAAAACCTTTATCCCTAGCCCAGGCACGATTGATATTTTTCATTCGCCAGGTGGCTTAGGTATTCGTTGGGAATCTCATATTTATTCTGGCTATACCGTGCCGCCTTTCTACGACTCTATGATTGGTAAATTGATTACCTTTGGTGAAAGTCGTGACGAGGCCATTGCTAGAATGCGACATGCATTAGATGAGCTAGTTATTGAGGGAATAAAAACAAATATTCCACTACAGCGCGCTATTATGGCCGACGAAAACTTCTTTGCTGGTGGAACAAACATCCACTACCTTGAGAAGAAACTAGGCATAGCCTAA
- the accB gene encoding acetyl-CoA carboxylase biotin carboxyl carrier protein: MDIRKIKKLIELVEESGIAELEITEGEESVRIHRGPTGVQAPMNYSFAAPAHAAPAPAPAPVAAAEPAQAAAPAAPEGHVVKSPMVGTFYRASSPTAKPFAEVGQTVNAGDTLCIIEAMKMMNQIESDKSGVVKAILVDNQDPVEFDQAMFIIE; this comes from the coding sequence ATCAAAAAACTCATCGAATTAGTGGAAGAGTCTGGCATCGCCGAACTTGAGATCACTGAAGGCGAAGAGTCTGTTCGAATTCATCGCGGCCCAACTGGCGTTCAAGCGCCAATGAACTATAGCTTTGCTGCACCAGCTCATGCGGCACCAGCTCCTGCTCCAGCACCTGTTGCGGCGGCTGAACCTGCACAAGCAGCAGCGCCTGCAGCGCCAGAAGGCCATGTGGTTAAGTCACCAATGGTAGGCACTTTCTATCGCGCATCTTCACCTACAGCAAAACCGTTTGCTGAAGTGGGTCAAACGGTTAATGCAGGCGACACGCTTTGCATTATTGAGGCGATGAAGATGATGAACCAAATTGAATCAGACAAATCTGGTGTGGTTAAAGCAATACTGGTAGATAACCAAGACCCAGTAGAGTTTGATCAAGCCATGTTCATCATTGAATAA